In Ectothiorhodospiraceae bacterium 2226, a single window of DNA contains:
- the sat gene encoding sulfate adenylyltransferase, with protein sequence MSKPTSKLVKPHGGGGLNPLLLEGDALREEQARAAGLPKVTISSREAGDLSMMGIGGFTPLDGFMTHADWQGVCDGYKMASGLFWPIPITLSTDQATADGLKEGQDVALVDGESGTVMATMTITEKYTIDKAHECMMVYKTTDLEHPGVKMVMEQGEVNLAGPVKVLSVGNFKEEYGALFMTPAETRALFESKGWSQVAAFQTRNPMHRSHEYLAKVAIEICDGVLIHSLLGKLKPGDIPAPVRAKAINTLIDNYFVKNTVAQAGYPLDMRYAGPREALLHALFRQNYGCSHLIVGRDHAGVGDYYGPFDAHHIFDEIPAGSLETKPLKIDWTFWCYKCGGMASMKTCPHEANDRLLLSGTKLRKLLSEGGNVPAEFSRPEVLAVLREYYAGLRDDEKVEVKLAGHSAK encoded by the coding sequence ATGTCCAAGCCCACATCCAAGCTGGTCAAGCCGCACGGCGGTGGGGGCCTCAACCCGCTGCTGCTCGAAGGCGACGCGCTGCGCGAGGAGCAGGCGCGGGCCGCCGGCCTGCCCAAGGTCACCATCAGCTCCCGCGAGGCGGGCGATCTTTCCATGATGGGCATCGGCGGTTTCACGCCGCTCGATGGCTTCATGACCCACGCCGACTGGCAGGGCGTCTGTGACGGCTACAAGATGGCAAGCGGGTTATTTTGGCCGATCCCGATCACGCTTTCAACCGACCAGGCCACCGCCGATGGGCTGAAGGAAGGCCAGGACGTTGCCCTGGTGGACGGCGAGAGCGGCACCGTGATGGCCACCATGACCATCACCGAGAAGTACACGATCGACAAGGCGCACGAGTGCATGATGGTCTACAAGACCACCGACCTCGAGCACCCCGGCGTGAAGATGGTCATGGAGCAGGGCGAGGTCAACCTCGCCGGCCCCGTGAAGGTGCTGTCGGTCGGCAATTTCAAAGAAGAGTACGGCGCGCTGTTCATGACGCCCGCCGAGACGCGCGCGCTGTTCGAGTCCAAGGGCTGGAGCCAGGTGGCGGCGTTCCAGACGCGCAACCCGATGCACCGCTCGCACGAGTACCTCGCCAAGGTCGCGATCGAGATCTGCGACGGCGTGCTGATCCACTCGCTGCTCGGCAAGCTCAAGCCCGGCGACATCCCGGCCCCGGTGCGCGCCAAGGCGATCAACACCCTGATCGACAACTACTTCGTCAAGAACACGGTGGCGCAGGCAGGCTACCCCCTCGACATGCGTTACGCCGGTCCGCGTGAGGCGCTGCTGCATGCCCTGTTCCGCCAGAATTACGGGTGTTCGCACCTCATCGTGGGACGCGACCACGCCGGCGTGGGCGACTACTACGGCCCGTTCGACGCGCACCACATCTTCGACGAGATCCCTGCGGGGTCGCTGGAGACCAAACCGCTCAAGATCGACTGGACCTTCTGGTGCTACAAGTGCGGCGGCATGGCCTCCATGAAGACCTGTCCGCACGAGGCGAACGACCGCCTGCTGCTTTCCGGCACCAAGCTGCGCAAGCTGCTCTCCGAAGGCGGCAACGTACCCGCCGAGTTCAGTCGTCCCGAGGTGCTGGCCGTCTTGCGCGAGTACTACGCGGGTCTGCGCGACGACGAGAAGGTCGAGGTCAAGCTGGCGGGGCACTCGGCAAAGTAG